The proteins below come from a single Salinivibrio kushneri genomic window:
- the recN gene encoding DNA repair protein RecN — protein MLADITIQNFAIVKSLELEFSKGMTAITGETGAGKSISIDALGLCLGDRADANMVRPGEKRAEISASFTLEQNSAARRWLQDNELEDGDDCILRRVITKEGRSRAYINGNPVPASQQKALGQLLINIHGQHAHQQLLRPEHQITLLDQYAGHQSLLDKMATRYQRWRRTKNELKALIKKKDDIDAQQQLLEYQVGELNELALGEEEYQHIEEEHKRLSNSGDIAMTSQAVVDLLSDGEETNTLSLLTAAQQRLSELAALDSHFSPLAEMLEEARIQTQETSQEVSSYLDQLDMDPQRLQYLDQRMSTIMSLSRKHHVQPEALYDTHQQLIRELEKLAHNDEAIEQLQAQVDQQFADCLDTAEKLSKSRRRYAKELNKLITQSMHQLSMEHGSFEIQVENKAETHLSPLGGDAVAFLVSTNPGQPLQPLSKVASGGELSRISLAIQVITAQKVETPSLIFDEVDVGISGPTAAIVGKLLRQLGDSTQVMCVTHLPQVAGCGHQQMFVAKDTDKGSTTTRMYPLDHKARISELARLLGGSEITERTLANAEDLLVAA, from the coding sequence ATGTTAGCCGATATAACCATTCAAAACTTTGCCATCGTTAAATCCTTGGAGCTGGAGTTTAGTAAAGGCATGACGGCGATCACCGGTGAAACCGGGGCGGGTAAATCTATTTCTATCGACGCGCTAGGGTTGTGCCTTGGTGATCGTGCCGATGCCAACATGGTGCGCCCCGGGGAGAAACGCGCAGAAATTTCTGCCAGTTTCACCCTCGAGCAAAACAGTGCCGCGCGTCGCTGGCTGCAAGATAACGAACTGGAAGACGGTGATGATTGCATATTAAGGCGAGTGATCACCAAAGAAGGCCGCTCACGCGCTTATATCAACGGTAACCCCGTACCTGCCTCACAGCAAAAAGCGTTGGGGCAACTATTGATAAATATCCACGGCCAACACGCGCATCAACAACTGTTACGCCCTGAACACCAAATTACGTTATTAGACCAATACGCTGGTCACCAAAGCTTGCTGGATAAAATGGCAACACGCTACCAGCGCTGGCGCCGCACTAAAAATGAGCTGAAAGCACTGATCAAGAAAAAAGACGACATTGACGCTCAGCAACAGCTTTTGGAATATCAAGTGGGTGAGCTCAATGAACTCGCATTGGGTGAAGAGGAATACCAGCACATTGAAGAAGAGCATAAGCGCTTGTCAAACAGTGGCGATATCGCCATGACCAGTCAAGCGGTGGTGGACTTACTCAGTGATGGCGAAGAGACCAACACATTGAGTTTACTGACGGCGGCCCAACAGCGCTTAAGTGAACTGGCAGCACTAGACAGTCACTTTTCACCACTCGCTGAAATGCTCGAAGAGGCGCGGATCCAAACCCAAGAGACGAGCCAAGAAGTAAGTAGCTATCTTGACCAGCTCGATATGGATCCTCAACGCCTTCAGTATCTAGATCAACGTATGAGTACCATCATGAGTTTGTCTCGCAAGCATCATGTCCAACCTGAAGCATTGTATGACACCCACCAGCAGTTGATTAGAGAGTTGGAGAAACTGGCACATAACGATGAAGCCATTGAGCAGCTTCAAGCACAAGTGGATCAACAATTTGCAGATTGCCTCGACACCGCTGAAAAGCTGAGCAAAAGCCGTCGTCGCTATGCCAAAGAGTTGAACAAACTGATCACGCAAAGCATGCACCAGCTGAGCATGGAACATGGTAGCTTCGAGATCCAAGTCGAGAATAAAGCGGAGACCCACCTCAGTCCACTAGGCGGAGATGCGGTGGCATTTCTTGTGTCGACGAACCCCGGTCAGCCTTTACAGCCGCTGTCTAAAGTTGCTTCCGGCGGCGAGCTGTCTCGGATCTCGCTGGCCATTCAAGTGATCACCGCCCAGAAGGTTGAAACACCAAGCCTTATCTTCGATGAAGTCGATGTGGGGATCAGTGGGCCAACCGCCGCGATTGTGGGTAAACTCTTACGTCAACTTGGCGACTCCACGCAAGTGATGTGTGTGACCCACTTGCCACAAGTCGCAGGCTGTGGGCATCAGCAGATGTTTGTTGCCAAAGATACCGATAAAGGCAGCACCACGACCCGTATGTATCCGCTCGATCACAAGGCACGTATTAGTGAGCTTGCGCGGTTACTGGGTGGCAGTGAGATCACTGAGCGCACCCTTGCCAACGCTGAAGACCTTCTTGTCGCCGCCTAG
- the bamE gene encoding outer membrane protein assembly factor BamE, whose product MGWTKAAVASLMAVAMMGCSYAEKLVYRVDINQGNYIEEKAVDALKFGMTKEQVKFLLGPPMLVESGYPNTWYFVQWQQPGHEAPTQKDLVLSFDDNNQLVNMDGDFEPGEQFFEAVQ is encoded by the coding sequence ATGGGTTGGACTAAAGCCGCCGTTGCCTCTCTGATGGCAGTTGCCATGATGGGCTGCTCTTATGCCGAAAAGCTGGTTTATCGCGTAGATATAAACCAAGGTAATTACATTGAAGAAAAGGCCGTCGACGCCTTGAAATTTGGCATGACCAAAGAGCAGGTAAAATTCCTTCTCGGCCCCCCAATGTTGGTGGAATCAGGTTACCCTAACACTTGGTATTTTGTGCAATGGCAACAACCTGGCCATGAGGCACCAACACAAAAAGATCTTGTTCTCTCATTCGATGACAATAACCAACTCGTCAACATGGATGGTGATTTCGAGCCGGGCGAGCAATTTTTCGAAGCCGTTCAGTAG
- a CDS encoding RnfH family protein: MSEETLLHVEVVYPLPNEQRIFNCVVKPDSTVEDIIRQSGVLSAYPEIDLETNKVGVFSRPVKLDAQVRDGDRIEIYRPLQADPKEIRRRRAERAKQEGKADPVTGGRVDTQRKRS, from the coding sequence ATGAGTGAAGAGACATTGCTGCATGTTGAAGTGGTTTACCCGTTGCCTAATGAGCAGCGCATTTTCAACTGCGTGGTGAAGCCAGACTCGACGGTGGAAGATATTATTCGTCAATCAGGTGTCTTAAGCGCCTACCCGGAGATTGACCTTGAGACCAACAAGGTTGGGGTGTTTAGTCGGCCTGTGAAGCTAGATGCGCAAGTGCGCGATGGCGATCGTATTGAGATTTATCGACCGCTGCAAGCCGACCCGAAAGAGATCCGCCGCCGCCGCGCCGAGCGCGCGAAACAAGAGGGGAAAGCGGATCCTGTTACTGGTGGGCGTGTGGATACCCAGCGCAAACGCTCATAG
- a CDS encoding SRPBCC family protein: MPQIIRSALVPYSAEQMFALVNDVESYPAFLPGCVSTRLIEHTETTMVASLDVAKAGIKKTFTTKNYLVDNSRIDMTLVDGPFKRLSGGWKFTPLSSDACKIELDLEFEFTNRLVEAAFGRIFSELTSSMVKAFTERAKEIYE, translated from the coding sequence ATGCCGCAAATCATCCGCTCGGCTTTAGTGCCGTACAGTGCTGAGCAAATGTTTGCCTTGGTGAACGATGTTGAATCCTATCCTGCTTTCTTGCCTGGGTGTGTGAGCACCCGTCTTATTGAGCATACAGAGACCACCATGGTCGCGTCGTTAGATGTCGCGAAAGCAGGGATTAAGAAAACATTTACCACCAAAAATTATTTGGTGGATAACAGCCGTATTGATATGACACTGGTTGACGGGCCATTTAAACGCTTAAGTGGTGGCTGGAAATTCACGCCACTATCGAGTGACGCGTGCAAGATAGAGCTCGACCTAGAGTTTGAGTTTACTAACCGCTTGGTCGAAGCTGCCTTTGGCCGCATCTTCAGCGAGTTAACCAGCAGTATGGTGAAGGCGTTTACAGAGCGAGCGAAAGAGATTTATGAGTGA
- the smpB gene encoding SsrA-binding protein SmpB translates to MAKKNAKNKASSNTIALNKKARFEYFIEDDFEAGLELQGWEIKALRAGKANISESYVLLKDGEAFLFGATITPLNVASTHVVADPQRTRKLLLKRRELDTLLGKVNRDGFTVVALSLYWKKSFAKLKIGLAKGKKLHDKRDTAKDRDWQRQKSRIMKNAAR, encoded by the coding sequence ATGGCTAAGAAAAACGCAAAGAACAAAGCAAGTAGTAACACTATCGCGCTGAATAAAAAGGCACGCTTTGAGTACTTCATTGAAGATGACTTTGAGGCGGGGCTAGAGCTGCAAGGCTGGGAGATCAAAGCACTCCGAGCAGGAAAGGCCAATATCAGCGAAAGCTATGTGTTGCTAAAAGACGGGGAAGCCTTTTTGTTCGGGGCAACCATTACCCCGCTTAATGTCGCCTCCACACACGTGGTGGCCGATCCGCAGCGCACCCGTAAGCTATTGCTTAAACGGCGTGAGCTTGATACCTTGCTCGGTAAGGTAAATCGAGACGGTTTCACAGTGGTGGCGCTGTCTTTATACTGGAAAAAATCTTTTGCTAAACTCAAAATAGGCTTAGCGAAAGGTAAAAAATTACACGACAAACGCGACACGGCGAAAGACAGAGACTGGCAGCGACAAAAGTCCAGGATCATGAAAAACGCAGCGCGTTAA
- a CDS encoding integrase domain-containing protein, with the protein MAKIIAKLTDKKIKAATPEDKEYLLYDGDGLRLRVKPTGSKLWLFNYLRPFTKKRTNLSLGAYPTVTLSQARKATMDARALLAQNIDPKEHREEQQRQEIALTEHTVEKVAYQWFELKKEQVTEGYATDIWRSLERHIFPKLGATPLSKITAPMVIDALKPIEASGSLETLKRLVQRLNEMMNYAVNCGLIHANPLSGIGAAFKKPKKNHMAALTPDELPELIQKLAYANIKRVTRCLIEWQLHTMTRPAEAAATRWDEIDWDNELWIIPAERTKKRREHRIPLTEQMLAILEVIKPISGHRDFIFPSDRDPQKPCNSQTANMALKRMGFADRLVSHGLRSLASTTLNEQGFDADLIESALAHVDDNQVRSAYNRTDYIERRRPMMCWWSGHIEQAAKGSLSVTGTKQLKVI; encoded by the coding sequence ATGGCTAAAATCATAGCTAAGCTTACGGATAAGAAGATAAAAGCAGCAACGCCAGAAGATAAAGAGTACCTACTCTATGATGGCGACGGGCTCAGACTAAGAGTTAAACCAACCGGCTCTAAGCTTTGGCTTTTTAATTACCTACGTCCATTCACCAAAAAGCGCACCAACCTCAGCCTCGGTGCCTATCCCACTGTTACCCTCTCTCAAGCGCGTAAAGCGACCATGGATGCAAGAGCCCTCCTCGCTCAAAACATCGATCCTAAGGAACACCGTGAAGAGCAACAAAGGCAAGAGATTGCGCTCACCGAACATACGGTAGAGAAAGTCGCCTACCAGTGGTTTGAGCTTAAAAAAGAGCAAGTGACTGAGGGATACGCGACCGACATATGGCGCTCTCTGGAACGTCACATTTTTCCAAAGCTTGGCGCTACTCCCCTTTCCAAAATCACTGCCCCTATGGTGATAGATGCCTTAAAGCCCATTGAAGCATCGGGCAGCCTAGAGACATTAAAGCGCTTGGTCCAACGACTAAACGAAATGATGAACTACGCGGTTAACTGTGGCCTTATCCACGCTAATCCGCTATCGGGCATTGGCGCTGCATTTAAAAAGCCCAAAAAGAACCATATGGCAGCGTTAACGCCCGATGAACTACCAGAGTTAATACAGAAGCTTGCTTACGCGAATATCAAACGAGTTACCCGGTGCCTAATCGAATGGCAACTACATACCATGACGCGGCCAGCAGAAGCGGCAGCTACACGGTGGGATGAAATAGACTGGGATAACGAACTATGGATTATCCCGGCGGAGAGGACAAAAAAAAGAAGAGAACACCGCATCCCACTCACAGAGCAGATGCTGGCGATATTAGAAGTGATCAAGCCGATAAGTGGCCATCGTGATTTTATTTTTCCTTCAGATCGTGATCCGCAAAAGCCTTGTAATAGCCAAACGGCCAATATGGCACTAAAACGAATGGGGTTTGCCGACCGGCTCGTGAGTCATGGGCTACGCTCCCTGGCAAGTACAACACTGAACGAGCAGGGCTTTGATGCAGACCTTATCGAGTCCGCACTTGCCCACGTTGATGACAACCAGGTACGGAGTGCATATAACCGGACAGATTACATTGAACGCCGACGCCCAATGATGTGCTGGTGGAGTGGACACATCGAGCAAGCGGCTAAAGGCAGCCTATCAGTGACTGGGACTAAGCAACTGAAAGTGATCTAA